The DNA segment TGAGTCGAAGACCCTCGCCGGCCCTTTGAACCTTAACGTTTGCTTTTTCAACCCAGCTGTCTTCAAAACGCATCCCTCAGGAGCCAAGTTTCCTTTAAGGATGGCAATTCCCCCTCTGGGGTGAACCGGGTTGTTTAAAGGCCTGATCACCCTTTCATCTTGAACCTCAGCTCTTTCTACTAGGTCCCCTAACCGCCTGCCGGTAACCGTTAACGCGTCCTCATGTAGATGTTTCCTCAAGACCTTCAGGAGGGCTGGCACTCCTCCAGCTCTGTGGAGGTCTTCCACACGGTAGGGCCCTCCGGGGCTCATGTCGCATAGGTGTGGGATGTCTCGGCTGAGTTTGTCGAAGTAATCGAGTTTCAGCTCGATGTTAAGCTCCGAGGCGATGGCTGGTAGGTGGAGAACGGTGTTGGTGGAGCCTCCTAACGCTAGGTCTATGACTATGGCGTTGTGGAAGGCCTTATCAGTTAAAATGGCTGAAGGCTTCAAACCTTCAAAGACCATTTCCACGATCCTCTCCCCGGAGTTTTCAGCTATCCTAAGCTTCGAGGAGTAGACCGCTGGCGTTGTTCCACAGTAGGGCATGGACATTCCTAAAGCCTCTGTGAGACATGACATGGTGTTTGCTGTGAACATGCCGCTGCATGAACCGCATGTCGGGCAGGCTTCATCTTCAATCCGCTTCAGCTCAGCCTCATCCAACTCTCCTTTCCCCAGCTTACCCACCGCTTCAAACACGGAGATCAAATCTACGCTCCGACCTTTGTAGTGGCCTGTCAGCATCGCGCCGCCTGTCACGAAAATAGACGGAATATCCAGCCTAGCCGCCGCCATCAACATGCCAGGCGTCACCTTGTCGCAGCTGGATAAAAATATCAGTCCATCCAGCATGTGTGCTTCAGCCATAATCTCCACGGAGTCTGCGACCACCTCCCGTGATGGGAGGGAGTAATTCATCCCCCCATGGCCCATCGCC comes from the Candidatus Bathyarchaeia archaeon genome and includes:
- a CDS encoding dihydroxy-acid dehydratase, encoding MRPVKMRSDVVKKGVGRAPHRALLKALGVTEREVDAPFIGVVNSYTTLVPGHMHLKSLASAAARGIARKGGLAFEFNTIAVCDGLAMGHGGMNYSLPSREVVADSVEIMAEAHMLDGLIFLSSCDKVTPGMLMAAARLDIPSIFVTGGAMLTGHYKGRSVDLISVFEAVGKLGKGELDEAELKRIEDEACPTCGSCSGMFTANTMSCLTEALGMSMPYCGTTPAVYSSKLRIAENSGERIVEMVFEGLKPSAILTDKAFHNAIVIDLALGGSTNTVLHLPAIASELNIELKLDYFDKLSRDIPHLCDMSPGGPYRVEDLHRAGGVPALLKVLRKHLHEDALTVTGRRLGDLVERAEVQDERVIRPLNNPVHPRGGIAILKGNLAPEGCVLKTAGLKKQTLRFKGPARVFDS